From the genome of Acipenser ruthenus chromosome 14, fAciRut3.2 maternal haplotype, whole genome shotgun sequence, one region includes:
- the LOC117419392 gene encoding potassium voltage-gated channel subfamily A member 1, whose protein sequence is MTVVAGDNMDETSALPGHPQDSYHHPDLDDHECCERVVINIAGLRFETQLKTLAQFPNTLLGNPKKRMQYFDPLRNEYFFDRNRPSFDAILYYYQSGGRLRRPVNLPLDMFTEEIKFYELGEEAMEKFREDEGFVKEEERPLPEKEFQRQVWLLFEHPESSGPARGIAIVSVMVILISIVIFCLETLPELKEDPAGRIHTVGNMTYYYKPNIFTDPFFIVETLCIIWFSFELIVRFFACPSKAEFFKDIMNFIDIVAIIPYFITLGTELAEEEDGKEQKGEQATSLAILRVIRLVRVFRIFKLSRHSKGLQILGQTLKASMRELGLLIFFLFIGVILFSSAVYFAEAEEKESYFSSIPEAFWWAVVSMTTVGYGDMYPVTIGGKIVGSLCAIAGVLTIALPVPVIVSNFNYFYHRETEGVEQAQLLRVSTPNLASDSNSSRRSSSAISKSEYMEIEEDMNNSIDNLRDANLRTGNCTVANQNCVNKNKLLTDV, encoded by the coding sequence GTGGTCATCAACATAGCCGGGCTGCGTTTTGAAACTCAGCTTAAGACTCTAGCCCAGTTCCCCAACACGTTACTAGGCAACCCCAAGAAAAGGATGCAGTACTTTGATCCCCTGAGAAATGAGTATTTCTTTGACAGAAACCGTCCTAGTTTCGACGCCATCCTCTACTATTACCAATCGGGAGGACGACTGAGAAGACCTGTGAATCTACCTTTGGATATGTTTACTGAAGAGATCAAGTTTTACGAGCTTGGTGAAGAAGCAATGGAAAAATTTCGCGAGGATGAGGGTTTTGTCAAAGAGGAAGAGCGCCCTTTGCCGGAGAAAGAATTCCAACGCCAAGTCTGGCTTTTGTTTGAACACCCTGAAAGCTCAGGTCCAGCCAGGGGAATCGCTATAGTATCTGTTATGGTAATTCTGATTTCAATCGTCATATTCTGTTTGGAAACCCTACCTGAACTAAAAGAAGACCCTGCGGGTAGGATACACACTGTGGGGAATATGACCTACTATTACAAACCAAATATCTTTACTGACCCTTTCTTCATCGTGGAGACGCTCTGCATAATCTGGTTCTCTTTTGAGTTGATTGTCAGGTTTTTCGCTTGCCCCAGCAAAGCGGAATTCTTTAAGGACATTATGAACTTCATTGACATTGTGGCCATTATCCCCTATTTCATCACGCTGGgcacagaactggcagaagaagAGGATGGTAAAGAACAGAAGGGAGAGCAGGCGACATCACTGGCCATTCTCAGGGTCATTCGTCTGGTCAGGGTTTTCCGAATCTTTAAGCTGTCCAGACACTCCAAGGGGCTGCAGATTTTGGGACAGACCCTCAAAGCCAGTATGCGTGAACTGGGGCTGTTGATTTTCTTCCTTTTCATTGGTGTTATTCTGTTCTCCAGCGCAGTGTACTTTGCTGAAGCCGAAGAGAAAGAGTCTTACTTTTCCAGTATTCCAGAAGCGTTCTGGTGGGCTGTGGTTTCCATGACCACTGTTGGCTATGGGGACATGTACCCAGTAACAATTGGGGGTAAAATTGTGGGATCATTGTGTGCCATTGCTGGAGTGTTGACGATTGCTTTACCTGTACCTGTGATCGTATCCAACTTTAATTACTTCTACCACAGAGAGACTGAAGGGGTAGAGCAGGCTCAGTTACTGCGTGTAAGTACCCCCAACTTAGCTTCTGACAGTAATTCAAGTCGTCGCAGTTCATCCGCCATCAGCAAGTCTGAGTATATGGAAATTGAGGAGGACATGAACAACAGTATAGACAATTTAAGAGATGCAAACCTCAGAACTGGCAACTGCACTGTAGCCAACCAAAACTGTGTTAATAAAAACAAGCTGCTGACtgatgtttaa